In bacterium, the genomic stretch TCCGAGCAACATGAGCGGCTATTACGGGTATCCCGAACAGACGGCGGAACGGCTGAAAAACGGCTGGCTGTTCTCCGGCGACATGGGGTATCTGGACGAGGATCATTATCTCTATATTCAGGAACGCAAGGACGACATCATCATCAAAGGCGGGTTTCATATTTACTCCTTTGAGGTGGAGGCGATCCTCAAGCAGCATTACGAAGTGGCTGAAGTGGCGGTGGTCTCGACGCCGGATTCCATACAAGGATCAGAGGTCAAAGCCTATGTAGTGCGCAAACCGGGCGGCACCTGCGGTTCAGAAGAGCTGATCGACTTTTGCCGCAACAATCTGCCCTTTTATAAATCGCCGCGCTATGTCGAGTTCTGCGATCAGCTGCCCAAGAGTCCCACCGGACGCGTGTTGAAATATCAGCTGCGCAAACGGGCGGCGACGGGGCACCGAGGACCGAAAGGATCGAAATAATCAGACCATTTCATAATAGACTCTTAACCATCCAAAGGACGCGCAGACCTGTGCGTTGACAACAGGAGGACGATGTGAAAGATTTTAGTCCCAGCGACATCCGCAATATCTGCCTCGTTTCGCATCAGTCCACCGGCAAAACGACGGTGGCGGAGGCCATGCTTTTTTCCGCCGGCATCACCACTCGATTCGGCCGTGTGGACGACGGCACTACTGTATCCGATTATCGCAGCGATGAGATCGAACGTAAAATATCCATCAGCTCCGCGCTGATGACCATGGAGTGGAAAAAGAACAAGATCAACATACTGGACCTGCCCGGGCGCCCCGATTTTATAGGTGAAGCGCTCTGCGGCATGCGCGTCAGCGATCTGGCGGTGGTCCTGCTGGACGCCTACTCCGGCGTGGAAGTCGGCACGGAGACAGTCGTGGAAATATGTGATAAATATAAACT encodes the following:
- a CDS encoding GTP-binding protein; this encodes MKDFSPSDIRNICLVSHQSTGKTTVAEAMLFSAGITTRFGRVDDGTTVSDYRSDEIERKISISSALMTMEWKKNKINILDLPGRPDFIGEALCGMRVSDLAVVLLDAYSGVEVGTETVVEICDKYKLPRLFFVNRIDREHSNFEQTLSQAQESYGNSVVAAQFPVQEAEGFDSLIDLLSMKKITFLSDQSGKTKVEEIPTNLLD